A genomic window from Candidatus Methylacidiphilum fumarolicum includes:
- a CDS encoding mechanosensitive ion channel family protein, protein MFSFDFSLLYPLGQFGFVALATILFYLLSRPIRHFIEKKLTIDPSQRPLSYLKVFLQSLWLPLWIAILFTVSIVVAIFATIYVEERFSVTISFIDLFWGLSFVWYFAFWWFLFRLAKTNLEIVKQKFSNREQFRNILATRLARMLYIVIPVIGISGALEIYPFRSEIRVVLNKIFEILLIVLLAYFFFESVAIGGEFIIHRWKKAENDFTKRKVYTQVKVIERILYFFIILFAVSSILMLFPEVRHIGTSMLASAGVIGIVVGFAAQHIFSNIFAGIQLAITQPIRLGDIVVVQGYWGTIEEITLTYVVVHVWDHRRLVLPISYFTSNFFENWTRHSSEIMGTVYIYVDYSIPVDSLRKQLQEILSSCPLWDQKVATIQVTEATDKAMEVRILLSAENSSKLWDLRCLVREKMIGYLQQTFPQSLPKYRLDYVNHWTPQDSMGSCETTEKKK, encoded by the coding sequence ATGTTCAGTTTTGATTTTTCCCTACTGTATCCGTTGGGTCAGTTCGGCTTTGTCGCATTGGCAACAATTCTTTTCTATTTACTAAGTAGGCCAATCCGGCATTTTATAGAAAAAAAACTTACCATCGATCCATCTCAAAGACCCCTTAGTTATCTTAAAGTCTTTCTTCAAAGTTTATGGCTTCCTCTTTGGATAGCTATTCTTTTTACGGTCTCCATTGTGGTGGCGATTTTCGCAACTATCTATGTAGAAGAACGCTTTTCAGTCACCATTTCTTTTATTGACCTTTTCTGGGGATTGTCTTTCGTTTGGTATTTTGCTTTCTGGTGGTTTTTGTTTCGTCTGGCTAAAACTAATTTGGAAATAGTCAAACAGAAGTTTAGCAATAGAGAACAATTTAGAAATATCTTGGCTACTCGTCTAGCTCGTATGCTCTACATTGTGATTCCTGTTATTGGAATATCAGGGGCCTTAGAAATCTATCCTTTTCGTTCAGAAATAAGAGTAGTTTTAAATAAGATCTTTGAAATTCTACTCATTGTTCTTTTAGCTTACTTTTTTTTTGAGTCAGTTGCTATTGGTGGAGAATTTATTATTCATAGGTGGAAAAAAGCAGAGAATGATTTTACAAAGAGGAAAGTTTATACCCAGGTCAAAGTCATTGAGAGAATTCTCTATTTTTTTATCATTCTATTTGCCGTTTCCTCCATTTTGATGCTATTCCCAGAAGTCAGACATATAGGGACAAGTATGCTGGCTTCAGCCGGTGTTATAGGTATTGTCGTTGGATTTGCTGCCCAACACATTTTTTCGAATATTTTTGCAGGCATTCAATTAGCTATCACCCAACCGATTAGGCTTGGAGATATTGTCGTAGTCCAGGGATATTGGGGCACCATTGAAGAAATTACTCTTACTTATGTCGTCGTCCACGTATGGGATCATCGCAGGCTCGTTCTTCCCATCAGCTATTTTACTTCGAATTTCTTCGAGAATTGGACTCGGCATTCATCAGAAATCATGGGCACAGTGTATATTTATGTTGATTATTCTATTCCCGTTGATTCGTTACGAAAACAACTTCAAGAGATTCTTTCTTCCTGTCCACTCTGGGACCAAAAAGTCGCGACTATCCAAGTCACTGAGGCAACGGACAAAGCCATGGAAGTGCGGATTCTTTTGAGCGCCGAAAATTCTTCAAAACTTTGGGATCTCCGCTGCTTGGTTCGAGAAAAAATGATCGGCTATCTTCAACAAACTTTTCCTCAAAGTTTGCCCAAATACCGACTGGATTATGTTAACCACTGGACTCCTCAGGATTCCATGGGAAGCTGTGAGACAACAGAGAAAAAGAAGTAA
- a CDS encoding Slp family lipoprotein: MCKNIKVFFLVIFSGFVCFFSGCAPFTNVKMERLKKQPSFLNLTARPKRYKGKEVFLGGTVAAIKKSGKKTNLEIIELPLDESGKPAVDFPSEGRFIAEVSQEIDPTFFSVGTVVTLTGIVEGSAHGIIPEEGSLFPLIRTKRISPWKEPMTYGKNSTNWYDQPEGNLHAWGWGPGAYWW, from the coding sequence TTGTGTAAAAATATAAAAGTCTTTTTCTTAGTTATTTTTAGTGGTTTTGTATGTTTCTTTTCAGGCTGTGCGCCTTTTACAAACGTCAAAATGGAACGTTTGAAAAAGCAGCCTTCTTTTTTAAATCTCACTGCACGCCCTAAAAGATACAAAGGCAAAGAGGTTTTCCTTGGGGGAACGGTGGCAGCCATTAAGAAAAGTGGCAAAAAAACCAATCTAGAAATTATAGAACTTCCATTGGATGAGAGTGGCAAACCAGCAGTCGATTTCCCATCAGAAGGTAGATTTATAGCCGAAGTTTCTCAAGAAATCGATCCTACTTTTTTTTCTGTTGGAACAGTAGTTACTTTAACTGGTATTGTAGAAGGTAGTGCTCATGGAATCATCCCTGAAGAAGGATCCTTGTTTCCTCTTATTCGCACAAAACGGATCTCTCCCTGGAAAGAACCGATGACTTATGGGAAAAATTCCACTAACTGGTATGATCAGCCAGAAGGCAATCTGCATGCTTGGGGTTGGGGACCGGGGGCATACTGGTGGTAA
- a CDS encoding class I SAM-dependent methyltransferase: MYSRLSANQGLPKPRAREEIHQAVISLIGKLNLAKGSKVLDVPMGPGALSVILHQNGYQVFGVDIDLEQSEPVQSYVIRKKADLNDSIPFEDEFFDLAVSLEGIEHLENPFQFIREISRVLRQGGYFILSTPNICNLEERLNYFFRGSFYRFISPNEFKEKGSGFDHQNLMTWVEMKQILEWNELKPLFLEKDKIKWRQLLFLWPLGLLIWLYGRLQPASRRKKYCMDDNESFPVMFGGSSLISVSKKLFKNEI, encoded by the coding sequence ATGTATAGTCGGCTGTCTGCTAATCAGGGGCTTCCAAAGCCAAGAGCAAGGGAAGAAATTCATCAAGCGGTCATTTCGTTGATTGGAAAATTGAACCTGGCTAAAGGGTCGAAAGTACTTGATGTGCCAATGGGGCCTGGAGCCTTAAGTGTTATTTTACATCAGAATGGATACCAGGTTTTTGGAGTGGATATCGATTTAGAACAATCTGAGCCGGTCCAATCCTATGTTATCCGTAAAAAGGCTGATTTAAACGATTCAATTCCTTTTGAAGATGAATTTTTCGATCTTGCGGTTTCTTTAGAGGGAATCGAGCACCTTGAAAATCCATTTCAGTTTATTCGTGAAATTTCACGGGTGCTTCGTCAGGGAGGCTATTTCATTCTTTCCACTCCTAATATTTGCAATCTTGAAGAAAGACTTAATTACTTCTTCCGTGGAAGTTTTTATCGGTTCATTTCGCCAAACGAATTCAAAGAAAAAGGGAGTGGTTTTGACCACCAAAATCTTATGACTTGGGTCGAAATGAAACAGATTCTTGAATGGAATGAGTTAAAACCGCTTTTTCTGGAAAAAGACAAGATCAAATGGAGACAGCTCCTTTTTCTTTGGCCCTTAGGATTGCTTATTTGGCTTTATGGCAGACTGCAACCTGCTAGTAGAAGAAAGAAGTATTGTATGGACGACAATGAGTCATTCCCAGTTATGTTTGGAGGGAGCAGTTTGATTAGTGTTTCTAAAAAGCTCTTCAAAAACGAAATATGA